Proteins from a genomic interval of Quercus robur chromosome 9, dhQueRobu3.1, whole genome shotgun sequence:
- the LOC126699788 gene encoding disease resistance protein RPV1-like: MASINIEKASFSSSSYSLTPRWKYDIFLSFRGEDACYGFIDYLYAALKQMGIVTCRDEEKLERCTSISPDLLKVIEESWFAIFILSKNYASSTWCLDELAKIIQCMKEIGITVLPIFYDVGPSNVQKQMGSFAQAFATHEKNFKDHIEKVQT, from the coding sequence ATGGCTTCCATAAACATTGAAAAAGCTTCATTTTCATCATCATCTTATTCTTTAACACCACGATGGAAATATGATATCTTTCTCAGTTTTAGAGGTGAGGATGCTTGCTATGGTTTTATAGACTATCTATATGCTGCCTTGAAACAGATGGGCATTGTCACATGTAGAGATGAGGAAAAACTTGAGAGATGTACGTCCATTTCACCAGATCTCTTGAAAGTAATAGAAGAATCTTGGTTTGCAATTTtcattctctcaaaaaattatGCATCTTCTACATGGTGCTTGGATGAACTTGCAAAAATCATTCAATGCATGAAAGAGATAGGAATAACAGTTTTGCCAATTTTTTATGATGTGGGTCCATCTAATGTGCAGAAACAAATGGGAAGTTTTGCCCAAGCCTTTGCTACACATGAGAAGAATTTCAAGGATCACATAGAGAAGGTGCAAACCTGA